From one Candidatus Gastranaerophilales bacterium genomic stretch:
- a CDS encoding adenylate kinase produces MKTEIIFLGPPASGKGTQTDRLSTEFSLPHIDTGKLLRAEIEAGSEEGKIAKGFMSQGQLVPADLVSKIIIKKVMSDEARNGYILDGFPRSIEQADILEEALANAGKNNFDNRIVVKLVVDENMLLDRIINRRMCKNCNKIFSLKNYTSDICDECGGELYQRSDDNEETAKKRFDTYNEQTSPLSEYYAQKSLLKEVDGNTSPEAVYQNILNVLNN; encoded by the coding sequence ATGAAGACAGAAATAATCTTTTTAGGACCTCCTGCGTCAGGTAAAGGTACGCAAACAGACAGACTTTCAACAGAGTTCAGCTTACCTCACATTGATACAGGTAAATTGTTAAGAGCAGAAATTGAAGCAGGCAGCGAAGAAGGTAAAATCGCTAAAGGCTTTATGTCCCAAGGTCAATTGGTACCTGCGGATTTGGTTTCCAAGATTATTATTAAAAAAGTAATGAGCGATGAAGCCAGGAACGGTTATATTCTGGATGGTTTCCCCAGAAGCATAGAACAGGCGGATATATTGGAAGAAGCGCTTGCAAACGCAGGGAAAAACAACTTTGATAACAGAATTGTAGTTAAGCTTGTAGTTGATGAAAACATGCTTTTAGACAGAATTATTAACAGAAGAATGTGCAAAAACTGCAATAAAATATTCAGTCTTAAAAATTATACTTCCGATATTTGTGATGAATGCGGCGGCGAACTTTACCAAAGAAGCGATGACAATGAAGAAACCGCTAAAAAGCGTTTCGACACTTACAATGAACAAACAAGTCCTTTATCGGAATATTATGCGCAAAAAAGTTTGTTAAAAGAAGTTGACGGCAACACTTCGCCTGAAGCAGTTTACCAAAATATTTTAAACGTTTTAAATAACTAA
- the secY gene encoding preprotein translocase subunit SecY, with protein MKLPTFNDIVGNWEATGLKSKLIFTFVMIVLFRLGAQIPLFGINNQVFMNLAAGNNIIGFLDMFSGGALGRVSIFALGIGPYITASIIMQLMTAIIPHLETLQKEDGEAGRRKISQYTRIFTVFLAMFQSTIFIAYLHKLPNSIMPHVNPALFSVGAIIALTAGSMLVMWLAELITEKGIGNGGSMLIFVGIIAGIPLYMDRTATLIAADPTKQFALFLLLVIFLATLVLIVIMQDAVRKVVIINPKRQVGNKVYGGVNTFIPFKLNPSGVMPIIFAIAILLFPQTILGVLGNANIPIPYFKGAITFISNHILNPNKIPYYLIYFGLIFSLTFFYASIMPNMQPKDIANNLKKSGSSIPGVKPGKPTADALDKIISRITFLGALGLGIIALIPNIASGVTGITTLQGIGSTSLIIMVGVALDLINQIKSYSLSKQYEGFLKK; from the coding sequence ATGAAGTTACCTACATTTAATGACATAGTCGGCAATTGGGAAGCAACAGGATTAAAATCAAAGTTAATATTCACTTTCGTTATGATTGTTCTTTTCAGGCTGGGCGCTCAAATTCCTTTATTTGGTATAAACAATCAGGTATTTATGAATTTGGCGGCAGGTAACAACATTATAGGATTTTTGGACATGTTTTCAGGGGGCGCGTTAGGAAGAGTTTCTATCTTTGCCCTCGGAATCGGTCCTTATATCACAGCTTCAATTATTATGCAGTTAATGACTGCTATTATTCCTCATTTGGAAACCCTGCAAAAAGAAGACGGCGAAGCCGGAAGACGTAAAATTTCCCAGTACACAAGGATTTTTACGGTATTTTTAGCAATGTTCCAATCAACAATTTTTATAGCTTATCTTCATAAGCTTCCGAATTCTATAATGCCGCACGTAAACCCTGCATTATTTTCCGTAGGCGCTATCATTGCTCTTACAGCAGGAAGTATGCTTGTTATGTGGCTTGCAGAATTAATTACGGAAAAAGGCATCGGCAACGGCGGGTCTATGCTGATTTTTGTCGGTATTATAGCAGGTATTCCGCTATATATGGATAGAACGGCTACATTGATAGCGGCAGACCCGACTAAACAGTTTGCGTTGTTTTTGCTGCTTGTAATATTTCTTGCAACTTTGGTTCTTATTGTAATTATGCAGGATGCCGTAAGAAAAGTTGTAATCATTAACCCCAAAAGGCAGGTAGGCAACAAAGTTTACGGCGGAGTAAACACTTTTATACCCTTTAAACTGAACCCAAGCGGAGTTATGCCCATAATCTTTGCAATCGCTATCTTGCTATTCCCTCAAACTATATTAGGAGTTTTAGGCAACGCAAATATTCCTATTCCTTATTTCAAAGGCGCTATAACCTTCATAAGCAACCACATATTAAATCCTAATAAAATCCCTTATTACCTTATTTATTTTGGTTTAATATTTTCACTAACCTTCTTCTATGCTTCGATTATGCCGAATATGCAGCCAAAAGACATAGCCAATAACCTAAAGAAATCAGGCAGCTCTATTCCGGGAGTCAAACCGGGTAAACCCACTGCTGATGCTTTAGATAAAATTATAAGCAGAATTACATTCCTCGGAGCGTTAGGATTGGGCATTATAGCTTTAATTCCTAACATTGCCAGCGGTGTTACGGGGATTACTACTCTTCAGGGTATTGGGTCTACTTCCCTAATCATCATGGTTGGGGTTGCGCTTGATTTAATTAACCAAATTAAATCTTATTCGTTGTCAAAACAGTATGAAGGATTTTTGAAAAAATGA
- the rplO gene encoding 50S ribosomal protein L15, with the protein METITITDLRPAEGATHSKKRVGRGRASGHGKTSTRGHNGEGQRSGRSKKRGFEGGQMPAYRRAPKLKGFEIVNRVVNYELNVSKLDKISEKEIDLDLLKELGLAPNNAQALRVLGNGEVKSAKTIKARHFSTSAKEKIEAAGGKAELV; encoded by the coding sequence ATGGAAACTATAACAATAACAGATTTAAGACCGGCAGAAGGCGCTACACATTCTAAAAAAAGAGTGGGCAGAGGTCGTGCATCAGGGCATGGTAAAACCAGCACCCGTGGTCATAACGGAGAAGGACAACGCTCCGGAAGAAGCAAAAAAAGAGGGTTCGAAGGCGGACAAATGCCCGCTTACAGAAGAGCTCCCAAGCTAAAAGGCTTCGAAATAGTTAACAGGGTTGTTAATTATGAATTGAACGTGTCTAAGTTGGATAAAATTTCTGAAAAAGAAATTGACTTGGATTTATTAAAAGAGCTTGGTTTAGCTCCTAACAATGCACAGGCACTCAGAGTACTCGGCAACGGAGAAGTTAAATCGGCAAAAACTATTAAAGCCAGACATTTTAGTACTTCTGCTAAAGAAAAAATCGAAGCGGCAGGCGGAAAAGCTGAGTTAGTATAA
- the rpmD gene encoding 50S ribosomal protein L30: MATATKKVKVQLIKSLIGSSDKQKKVVKSLGLSKLNQVVEHYDSATIRGMINKVSHLVKEVG, encoded by the coding sequence ATGGCAACAGCAACAAAAAAAGTTAAAGTACAATTAATCAAAAGCCTAATCGGGTCATCTGACAAACAAAAAAAAGTGGTAAAATCACTTGGATTAAGCAAGCTTAACCAGGTAGTCGAACACTATGACAGTGCTACTATCCGCGGAATGATTAATAAAGTTTCGCATTTAGTAAAAGAAGTTGGATAA
- the rpsE gene encoding 30S ribosomal protein S5, with protein MVENIENTQSEEKVERLERVERTKRSRKEPKVEKPASDWTERVVQISRVTKVVKGGKKLSFRAVVIAGDGKGRVGVGCGKSSEVIGAIQKAVVDARKNSISVPIFKTTIPHIITGRSGAGSVILKPASVGTGVIAGGAVRSVLELAGIENILSKSLGSKSPLNAARATIDALVKSRPFKTAAQRRGLSVKEMLS; from the coding sequence GTGGTAGAAAACATTGAAAACACGCAGAGCGAAGAAAAAGTTGAAAGACTTGAAAGAGTAGAAAGAACAAAACGCTCCAGAAAAGAACCAAAAGTTGAAAAACCTGCTTCTGATTGGACAGAAAGGGTTGTTCAAATTAGCCGAGTCACCAAAGTAGTAAAAGGTGGCAAAAAGCTTAGTTTTCGTGCAGTTGTAATCGCAGGCGACGGAAAAGGTCGTGTAGGCGTAGGGTGCGGAAAATCAAGCGAAGTAATCGGTGCAATTCAAAAGGCAGTAGTAGATGCCAGAAAAAATTCCATTTCCGTTCCTATATTCAAAACAACTATTCCTCACATCATAACAGGAAGGTCAGGAGCCGGAAGCGTAATATTAAAACCTGCCTCAGTAGGTACAGGAGTTATCGCAGGCGGTGCTGTAAGGTCTGTACTTGAACTTGCGGGAATTGAAAATATTCTCAGCAAATCATTGGGTTCCAAATCACCTCTTAATGCAGCCAGAGCTACAATAGATGCTCTTGTTAAATCAAGACCGTTTAAAACAGCTGCTCAAAGAAGAGGACTGTCAGTAAAAGAAATGTTAAGTTAA
- the nadA gene encoding quinolinate synthase NadA, which produces MTDKTFFIKKINKLKEEKNAVILAHCYQNIEVDKVADFVGDSLYLSQQAAYTRAEIIVFAGVYFMAETAKILSPNKKVLLPRLESGCMMADMINLEQMREFKAKNPDIPVVCYVNSTAEVKSESDICCTSSNAVAVIKSLGVPKVLFVPDTYLGKFAQSQLDGVEVITYPGFCPTHLRILTNDIKTMREKYPEAMVLAHPECHQEVAKMADFVGSTTQIMNEVKKSSPDEFIIATEKGVVDRLERDLPDKKFYLVTPKALCHNMKWHYLEDIYNALLNEEHEIFVDKDVAAKAYAPIEKMVNLKLK; this is translated from the coding sequence ATGACAGATAAAACGTTTTTTATTAAAAAAATAAATAAACTTAAAGAAGAAAAAAATGCGGTTATTTTAGCCCATTGCTATCAAAATATTGAAGTGGATAAAGTTGCCGATTTTGTCGGTGATTCACTGTATTTAAGCCAACAGGCGGCTTATACCCGCGCGGAAATCATTGTTTTTGCCGGCGTATATTTTATGGCAGAAACGGCTAAAATTTTGTCCCCCAATAAAAAAGTCTTATTGCCCAGATTAGAATCAGGCTGCATGATGGCTGATATGATTAATCTGGAGCAAATGAGAGAGTTTAAGGCTAAAAATCCCGATATTCCCGTCGTCTGTTATGTTAATTCCACTGCGGAAGTTAAAAGCGAATCTGATATTTGCTGCACAAGCTCTAACGCTGTTGCGGTTATCAAATCATTAGGAGTGCCTAAGGTTTTGTTTGTGCCTGATACGTATTTAGGCAAATTTGCCCAGTCGCAGCTTGATGGCGTGGAAGTCATCACTTACCCCGGATTTTGCCCTACGCATTTGCGCATTTTGACCAACGACATAAAAACAATGAGAGAAAAATACCCTGAAGCAATGGTTTTAGCGCACCCTGAGTGTCATCAAGAGGTTGCAAAAATGGCTGATTTTGTCGGTTCTACCACACAGATTATGAACGAGGTTAAGAAATCTTCTCCGGATGAATTTATTATTGCAACGGAAAAAGGAGTTGTAGACAGGCTTGAGAGAGATTTACCCGATAAAAAATTCTATTTGGTTACACCAAAAGCCCTTTGCCACAACATGAAATGGCATTATCTGGAAGATATTTACAACGCACTTTTAAACGAAGAGCATGAGATTTTTGTGGATAAAGACGTAGCAGCAAAAGCCTATGCCCCTATCGAAAAAATGGTTAATTTAAAATTAAAATAA